From one Amphiura filiformis chromosome 13, Afil_fr2py, whole genome shotgun sequence genomic stretch:
- the LOC140167974 gene encoding uncharacterized protein isoform X4, with the protein MFKPFSCSYCRIYFHSFDGYKRHVGRHWMKYDRLNAKGQQSMYCPNCKRQDGGHIEISRYEHCQKCVLDKSELTMHITTQTRNVIFQCQYCQKCFTDRSNMRRHIRIHTKEKPYQCEYCQKHFADKSNLKQHIRTHTKEKTYQCEICHKMFAHKRTLTVHIRIHTKQKQFQCEYCQKIFTQKFSLKSHIRTHTKEKPYQCEYCEQCFSEYSTRKQHMRTHTKEKPFQCEICQNTFTQKSTLIKHIRTHTNEKPFKCLICQKTFAHQFNLKSHTRTHTKEKPYQCEYCQKCFADGSACKRHIRTHTKPLRCEICEKTFALQDSLKRHQNSHKRESMLV; encoded by the coding sequence ATGTTTAAACCATTCTCTTGTTCTTATTGTAGAATTTACTTTCACTCCTTTGATGGATATAAGCGGCATGTTGGTAGGCATTGGATGAAGTATGACAGACTTAATGCCAAAGGGCAGCAGAGTATGTACTGTCCAAATTGTAAAAGACAAGATGGCGGTCATATAGAGATTAGCAGATATGAACATTGCCAGAAATGTGTTTTAGATAAAAGTGAACTTACCATGCACATCACAACTCAAACCAGAAATGTCATCTTTCAATGTCAGTATTGTCAGAAGTGTTTCACAGATAGAAGTAACATGAGAAGACATATCAggatccacaccaaagagaaaccctatcagtgtgaatattgtcagaaacaCTTTGCAGACAAAAGTAATCTTAagcaacacatcagaactcacacaaaagaaaagACCTACCAGTGTGAGATTTGTCACAAAATGTTTGCACATAAAAGGACTCTTACAGTCCACATCAGGATCCACACCAAACAAAAGCAGTTTcaatgcgagtattgtcagaaaatCTTTACACAGAAGTTCAGTCTTAAaagccacatcagaactcacacaaaagagaaaccctatcagtgtgaatattgtgagCAATGTTTTTCAGAATATAGTACTCGCAAACAACACATGAGAACTCATACGAAAGAAAAGCCCTTCCAGTGTGAGATTTGTCAAAACACTTTCACACAGAAAAGTACTCTTATCaagcacatcagaactcacacaaatgaAAAGCCATTTAAGTGTTTGATTTGTCAGAAAACCTTTGCGCATCAGTTCAATCTTAAAAGCCAcaccagaactcacacaaaagagaaaccctatcagtgtgagtattgtcaaaaatgctttgCAGACGGCAGTGCTTGTAAACGGCACATAAGAACTCACACTAAGCCATTACGATGTGAAATTTGTGAGAAAACTTTTGCTCTGCAGGACAGTCTTAAAAGACACCAGAACTCGCACAAAAGAGAAAGCATGTTAGTGTGA
- the LOC140167974 gene encoding uncharacterized protein isoform X6: MFKPFTCSYCGNYFHSFDGLKRHVGRHWMKYDRLNASELSTYCPNCKRKDGSHTEISRYGHCQKCVLDKSELTMHITSQTKNVILQCQYCQKCFTDRSNMRRHIRTHTKEKPYQCEYCQKCFSNSSSRKQHIRTHTKEKTYQCEICQKSFTHKKTLVIHIRIHTKEKPFQCEYCQKNFTHQSNLKRHIRTHTKEKPYQCEYCQKTFAHKCSLINHIRTHTNEKPFQCLICQKTFAHRVNLKTHIRTHTKEKPYQCEYCQKCFGNSGTHKQHIRTHTKEKPFQCEICQNTFAQQTDLKRHIRTHTKEKPYQCEYCQKAFTQKNGLKKHRYTHQM; the protein is encoded by the coding sequence ATGTTTAAACCATTCACTTGCTCATATTGTGGAAATTACTTTCACTCCTTTGATGGATTGAAGAGGCATGTTGGTAGACATTGGATGAAGTATGACAGGCTTAATGCCAGTGAGCTGAGTACGTACTGTCCAAATTGTAAAAGAAAAGATGGCAGTCATACAGAGATTAGCAGATATGGACATTGCCAGAAATGTGTTTTAGATAAAAGTGAACTTACCATGCACATCACAAGTCAAACCAAAAATGTCATCTTACAGTgtcagtattgtcagaaatgtttcacAGATAGAAGTAACATGAGAAGACATATTAGAACACATACAAaggagaaaccttatcagtgtgaatattgtcagaaatgcttttcaAACAGTAGCAGTCGTaaacaacacatcagaactcacacaaaagaaaagACCTACCAGTGCGAGATTTGTCAAAAATCTTTTACACATAAAAAAACACTTGTAATCCACATCAggatccacaccaaagagaaaccctttcagtgcgagtattgtcagaaaaaCTTTACACATCAGAGCAATCTTAAaaggcacatcagaactcacacaaaagagaagccatatcagtgtgaatattgtcagaagacTTTCGCACATAAATGCAGTCTTATcaaccacatcagaactcacacaaatgaaaagccatttcagtgtttgatttgtcagaaaacgtttgcACATCGGGTCAATCTTAAaacccacatcagaactcacaccaaagaaaaaccctatcagtgtgagtattgtcagaaatgctttggtAACAGCGGTACTCATaaacaacacatcagaactcacactaaagaaaaGCCCTTTCAATGTGAGATTTGTCAGAACACTTTTGCACAGCAGACCGACCTTAAAcgtcacatcagaactcacaccaaagagaagccatatcagtgtgaatattgtcagaaggcTTTCACACAAAAAAACGGTCTTAAAAAACATCGATACACACACCAAATGTGA